Below is a genomic region from Sulfurovum riftiae.
TCAGGGGAAATTTGTAACTTTTTGATTATGTAGTTTTTGAATGGTGTTCCCATGACCGGCATGGGAACAGGTTAAAACCAGAATTTACAATAGGCATCAACCGGATATGCAAACCAGCCGTCAAAATCGGTTGTACCACTTGTGAAATCCACACCATTATCACATTCATAAGGGATATCATCTTTTCCGAACCAGTCAATATCTACAATATAGAGTGGTGGAGTAACACCTGTTACAGGATCTCCAAAACCAAAAAGATCAAAGGTACAGCGGTCACCCAAAGCAAAAGTAAATTCCCCATCCGCATATGTAAAGTCATCGGTTATGATCTCACCAAAACTGTCAACACAGGTATAGGGTACACTATCGACTCCGATACCGAATTCATCTACCAGATACAAGGTGACAAGTTCCGGTTCAGGATCCACATAGACGACATCCGTACCTCCGCCACAGCCGCTCAAGGCGAAAACTGCTGCTGCAGCTATTACAAAACCTGTAATTTTGTTCATTATCCACTCCTTTTAATACAATTCATTAACAGCATTATTTCAACAAATTGTGTTGTATTTGTGTCAGGAGTAAAATGAATTTACTGATTCCACTTTCTGATCTTGTTATGGCAGGAGATACACTGATTCATTACTTTTGTGTAGTTGGTCAAGGCAGAGTGCTTCTTTCCCTCATCCATGCTCAGGTTTACTTTGTTGGCATAACGGAAAATATTCACTGCCTGGCTTTTCGCGAAGGTCGCACTGTAATCCATATCTGATTTTGGGGTTATCTCTATGTTCTTTGAAGCTTTTTTAAGGTTCTCGATACCGTCATGAACCAACTTCTTGTTGTTGTACAAAATACCCTTTTGTACCTCCGCAAGGGCGTCTGCCATTGTCCGCATATCTTTGATGCGGTCTTCCTGGCTGTAGGCATAGAGACTTGAAGTCAACGCGGCTAAAGTAATGAATGCAAGCAATGTTCTTTTCATGATTTCTCCTCTTTTATTAGATATATTTAAGACATTATATCAGGTTTTTGCATAGTTTTTTAAAAGATTTGCGATCTGCCTGCTTCCATCTTTTTCGACAATTTCCATCAGTCCTCTGCTTTTGGTTTCAAGGTCTTCATCCAGAAGTGCCAGTACCTTTTGTGTGTCGATCGCTTCTTCTCTCATGATCCATGCCAGATCTTGCTCCACAAGGAATAGTGCATTGTAGTACTGGTGGTCACTTGCCGCGTAGGGGTAAGGGATGAAAAGTGTCGGAAGTGCCGTTGCAGAGAGTTCCCAGAGTGTGGAAGCCCCGGCCCTGGCAATGGCAAGATCCGCCTCTTTCATGTACTCTGCCAGCTTTGTCGTAAAGCCGAAGACCTCTGCTTCGATCCCTGCCTTTTCATATGCCTGTCGTACCTCATCGATATTCTTCTCTCCGGCCTGATGGATGATCTTTATGCCTCTCTCTTTGAGTACAGGCGCGATCTCGAGTGCCAGCTTGTTAATGGCTTTTGCTCCCTGGGAGCCTCCAAGGAAGATAATGGTCTTTACATTTTTTCGTACACGGGCATTGTCAAAGAACACCTCTTTGATCGGATAGGCCTTGGTGGGACTTTCATCGAGGTACGAACTGATGAAAGCTGCTGCATACGGTCTGAGCAGTTTGTTGAGAGAACCCAATGCGGCATTCTGTTCATGGATGACCAGTGGTACCCCTGCCGATTTGGCAGCGAAGGCCGTGGCGGCCGAAGAGAACCCGCCGACGGAGAAGACTACTTTAGCATCATGCTCTTTAAGCAGTTTGCGTGCTTTCATCATGGCATGGAGCATCATCCAGAGTGACCTGAGTTTTCCCAGTCCTTTCTGGTTGACCACTCCGCGGGTCTCGAAAAAGTAGACTTTGGCAAAATCCTCATCATTCTCGAACCACTGCCTGTCCTGCCCGGTCATAGAACCGATGTAAATGAGCTCTTCACCTTTGAGCTGCTCTTTGACCGCTTTAATGATGGCAAGGTGTCCGCCTGTACCTCCCCCTGTCATGACTATACTCATTTATGCCTCCTTTTGTTTTTATTCTCCGGGGCTTCCGCCGATAAGATTTTAGGGCACTTCTAATAACCCTGCATGCCCATAGTGGGTTATCAGAGGTGCCCTTTATTCATATAGCATCCCTTTTGTGGTGGTCGGTAAACCGACCCTACTAAAGCATCTTTCCATTGCGGTCACGGGGGACTTTTTTGGAGATCATCAGAACCATTCCGATGGCGACACAGGCTGCGATGATATGCGACCCTCCATAACTCAAGAACGGTACGGCGATACCCTTGATCGGGGTGATGCCGGAGATACCGTAGGCATTGAGTATGAAGGCAAAAGAGATCAACAGTCCCACACCGATACTGAAAAGATAATACATCGGGTTCTTCACTTTGGAAGCGATCTTGAAGATACGGAAAACGATGAAAAGCATGGTCAGTGTCACCAGCGCAAGTCCAAGATAACCCAGCTCCTCGGTAATACCTGCCAGTATGAAGTCGGTATGTACTTCACTCAGGTACCCCAGCTTGAACTGGCCGTTCCCCAGCCCCTGCCCAAAAATACCTCCGTTATGAATGGCGTTGAGCGAGTTGGATATCTGGTAGGGCTCTTTCGCCGTTGTCTCCACCCGAAGCGTTTCAAGCTGTTCGAACGGCAGTACGGAGAGAATACTGTCCTGTACCGTACTCCACCAGCTTTTGATCCTTGCCATCCGGTGCGGAGCGAAAAAGATAAGCCCGATAAATGCCATGAATATCCCCGTCAGCATGGTCAGG
It encodes:
- a CDS encoding FtsW/RodA/SpoVE family cell cycle protein — encoded protein: MIDKPLLAAVIALLTLSMVMSYSLSTYTVLHFHFSDFHFFFRQSISIFIAFTSMVILSKLDPDKWFAPVGLTLFLVFFLLMLAMQFMPASLVKAVGGAKRWIHVGPISLAPVEFFKVGFIFFLAWSFSRKFSQKNHMGFIEELRSFMPYIIVFLAAVVIIAIFQKDLGQVVVLGATLMVMFLFVGSSWKFFLTMLTGIFMAFIGLIFFAPHRMARIKSWWSTVQDSILSVLPFEQLETLRVETTAKEPYQISNSLNAIHNGGIFGQGLGNGQFKLGYLSEVHTDFILAGITEELGYLGLALVTLTMLFIVFRIFKIASKVKNPMYYLFSIGVGLLISFAFILNAYGISGITPIKGIAVPFLSYGGSHIIAACVAIGMVLMISKKVPRDRNGKML
- the murG gene encoding undecaprenyldiphospho-muramoylpentapeptide beta-N-acetylglucosaminyltransferase is translated as MSIVMTGGGTGGHLAIIKAVKEQLKGEELIYIGSMTGQDRQWFENDEDFAKVYFFETRGVVNQKGLGKLRSLWMMLHAMMKARKLLKEHDAKVVFSVGGFSSAATAFAAKSAGVPLVIHEQNAALGSLNKLLRPYAAAFISSYLDESPTKAYPIKEVFFDNARVRKNVKTIIFLGGSQGAKAINKLALEIAPVLKERGIKIIHQAGEKNIDEVRQAYEKAGIEAEVFGFTTKLAEYMKEADLAIARAGASTLWELSATALPTLFIPYPYAASDHQYYNALFLVEQDLAWIMREEAIDTQKVLALLDEDLETKSRGLMEIVEKDGSRQIANLLKNYAKT